The genomic segment GTGATGTCGACCGCTTACAACGGCCGCATCAGCGCCGCGCAGAAGGAAGGCAAGAACCTGAAGGTGGTGTGGAACGGCAGCATTTACGATCTGGACTACTGGGCGATTCCGAAGGGCACGCCGAACAAGGCGCTCGCCGAGAAGTACATCGCGTACACGCTGTCGTCGAAGCCGCAGCAGGACTACGCGCAGCACATCGCGTACGGCCCCGCGAACGTCGCCGCGATCAAGGCGCTCGACGCGAAGACGCTCGCGAACCTGCCGAACTCGCCGGCGAACGGCAAGAACGCGGTGCTGCAGAACATCACGTTCTGGACCGATCACGGCGACGAACTCGAGCAGCGCTTTGCCGCTTGGGCGTCGAAGTGACGGCCGCATGAGCCGATGAAGCAAACGGCCCCGCGCGTCATGACGGCGCGCGCGGCGTTCCTCCGAACGGCGTTTCGGCTGGAGACAACCGTTGAATACGATGACGATCGCTACGCAGTCGGCGCCGCCGACTCCATCGCTCAAGCGTGAACTGAAGGCGGCCGAGGCCAGGAAGCGTGCGATGGCGCTGCTGCTCGTCGCGCCGCTCGCGATATTCCTGCTGCTCGTGTTCGTGGTGCCGATCGGCGCGCTGCTCACGCGCGCCGTGCAGAATCCCGAGATCGCGGCTGCGCTGCCGCGCACCGTCGCCGCGCTGTCGAACTGGGACCGCAAGGCGCCGCCCGCCGATGCCGCTTACGCGGCGCTCGCCGCCGACCTCACGCAGGTCGCCGACGGCGAGGCGATGGGCGCGCTCGCACGGCGCCTGAACACCGAGATTCCCGGCTATCGGTCGCTCGTCGCGAAGACCGCGCGCGCGATGCCGCTGACGGGCGACGCGAACGCGCCGCTCGCGCCCGCGCAGACGCGCGCGAAGCTGCTCGAGCTCGATGCGCGCTGGGGCGACCCCGCGTACTGGCAGGCGATCGCGAAGAACAGCGGCCGCTATTCGCCGTTCTATCTGCTCGCGGCGCTCGATCACAAGCAGGACGGTTTCGGCAGCATCGTGCCCGCCGATCCCGATCAATCGATCTATCTCGCGGTGTTCGGCCGCACGCTGCTGATCGGCTTCGCGGTCACGCTGTTCGCGCTCGCGCTCGGCTACCCGCTCGCGTACTGGATCTCGACGCTGCCCGAGCGCCGCGCGAATCTCGCGATGATCCTCGTGCTGATTCCGTTCTGGACGTCGGTGCTCGTGCGCGTCGCCGCGTGGATCGTGCTGCTGCAAAGCGAAGGGCTCGTCAATCGCGCGCTGATCGACGTCGGCCTGATTTCGCAGCCGCTCGCGCTGCTGTTCAATCGCGTCGGCGTGTACATCTCGATGACGCACATCCTGCTGCCGTTCATGATCCTGCCGCTCTACAGCGTGATGAAGTCGATTCCGCCGAGCTATCAGCGCGCGGCGGTGTCGCTCGGCAGCCATCCGTTCGCGGCGTTCTGGCGCGTGTACGTGCCGCAGACCTATCCGGGCGTCGGCGCGGGCGCGCTGCTCGTGTTCATCCTCGCGATCGGCTACTACATCACGCCCGCATTGCTCGGCGGTCCGAACGATCAGATGGTCAGCTACTACGTCGCGTACTTCACGAACGTGACGATCAACTGGGGAATGGCGTGCGCGCTCGGCGGCCTGCTGCTCGCCGCGACGCTCGTGCTGTACGCGATCTACGGACGCTTCACGCGCTCGCAGCCGAGCCTCGGCTGAGCAAAGACGGGACCAACAGGGGGAAACGAACATGAAACTGCTGGCGAAGCCGCTTTTCGCGCCGCACATGTCGGGGATCGAGCGCGCATGGTATTTCGCGCTGCGCGGCCTCGTCGCGCTGACGCTGCTGTACCTGATCCTGCCCGTGCTCGCGATCGTGCCGCTGTCGTTCTCGTCGAGCACGTTCCTCGTCTATCCGATTCCGGGCTTTTCGATGCGCTGGTACGAGAACCTGCTCGCGTCCGACGAGTGGCGGATGGCCGCGAAGAACAGCTTCATCGTCGCGCCGGCCGCGACGCTCGTCGCGACCGTGCTCGGCACGCTCGCCGCGATCGGCCTCACGAAGACCGATTTTCGCGGCAAGGGGCTGCTGATGGCGGTGCTGCTGTCGCCGATGATCGTGCCCGTCGTGGTGGTGGGCGTCGGCATGTATCTGTTCTTCGCGCCGCTAGGCCTCGCGAACACGTACGCGGGGCTCATCTGCGCGCACGCGGCGCTCGGCGTGCCGTTCGTCGTGACGACGGTCGCCGCGACGCTGCAGGGCTTCAACCAGAATCTCGTGCGCGCGAGCCTGTCGCTCGGCGCGAATCCGGTGACCACGTTCTTTCGCGTGACGCTGCCCGTGATCGCGCCGGGCGTGATGTCGGGCGCGCTGTTCGCGTTCGCGACGTCGTTCGACGAAGTGGTCGTCACGCTGTTCCTCGCGGGCGCCGATCAGACGACGCTGCCGCGCCAGATGTTCACCGGCATTCGCGAGAACATCAGCCCGACGATCGCCGCGCTCGCGACGATCCTCATCGTGTTCTCGACGTGTCTGCTGCTCGCGCTCGAATGGCTGCGCGGACGCAACGCGAAGCGCGCGGTGAGCTGACGCATTGGCGGCGCGCGGCGCGTCCTCCTGCCGCGCCGGCCGCTTGCCGCTATCGCGCTACGAGCGCCCGCTCAATTGAAGCCGCCCGACTGGATCAGTTGATTCAGGTTCGAGATGTTGATGCTGCCCCAGCCGGTCGGGTAGTCCCAGCCGGTCGACGCCTTGTAGCCGTATCCCGAATAACCGTTGTTGCCGGACGTGACGTCGTAGCGCACGAGCGACGCATGCGTCGGAATCGAATGGTAGAAGCGCGCGGCCGGGAAGCCGAGGCCGGTGCCGTTCGCCGACAGGATCCGTGCCCAGAAACCGGTGAAGATCGGCGCGGACAGGCTCGTGCCGCCGATCTGCTGCAACTGGCCGTAGTTGTAGATATACGCGCCCGTGCTCTGCGCGGCGTCGAACGACACGTCGGGCAGCTTGCGGTTGCTGCCCGACTGCCACGACGGATTCGGCAGGATCGTGCTGACGCCGCCGCCCGTCGCCCACAGCTTGCCGTTGCCGTCGAGCCCTTCGTTCCACACGGTTTCGTTCGAGAATGCGCCCGACGATGACGTGTAGAGCGTCGTGCCGCCGATCGCGAGCACGTGCGGCGAAGACGCGGGCCACGATACCGAGTAGTTCGAACCATCGGGATAGCCGCGGTTGTTGCACTCGTAGACGCCTTCGTCGCCCGACGACACCGCGAACGTCTGGCCTTGCGCGACCGCCTGCGTGAAGATCTGCTCTTCGGCGGAAAGCGTGCCGTCCGCGTTCGCGTCGGTTTCGCACCAGCCGAGCGATACGTTGATCACTTTCGCCGTGTTGTCCGACACGGCCTGGTTGAACGCCTGCGTGAGGCCGGTGTTGCCCGACGCGTTGAGGTCGGCCATGTAGAAGATCAGTTGTCCGACCTGACCGCCCGCGGCGCCGACGATCGACTGGCTGTCGAGATCCCATTCGCCCTGGCCTTCCTGATCGTCGCTGTAGTTGCCGCCGGAACCGTTGGTCTGCACGGTCTGCGTCGACACGTCCGGATAGCTGTTCGCGCTCGTGAACTGCTGCAGATCCGACAACGCTTGCGACACGCCGCCGATCGTCATGATGCCGACCGTCGCGTTCGCCGCGTTCGGCACGCCGGTCGCGTTGTAGAGCGCCGGGAATTCGGACGGATAGTGGCCCGTCGCCGTGCCGGATGCGAGCGCCTGCGGCTTCGCGATCGCGCCGATCTTCGACAGCGGCCGCGCGCGCGCGACGTTCTGCAAACCGAGCACGGAGCCGACGATGTCGCCGAGCGCGCGCGGCACTTGCGCCGTCGAAGCGTTCGCGAAGCCCGAGCGGCCCGCGTACTCGAAGTGGACGAGCGGCGTGTTGAACGCCTGCTTGACCGTGCCTGCGGTGCCGCGCGCGGAGACGAGCATGCGGTTCGGCGCGACGCGGACGTCGACGAAGCCGTTCTTGCGCAGATAGTCGACGACCTGCTTCACCTGCGCGTTGGTCGGCGCGTAGTTCGACAG from the Burkholderia humptydooensis genome contains:
- a CDS encoding S53 family peptidase encodes the protein MNRTADFALSLSPLCRRLACVWPLALAAGVAHGATDWVDTHTQAFLNHAQLDTLARSANTPSLELASGEAAHVVISLKLRNAEQLKAVARNVNDPHSSQYRQYITSAQFLSNYAPTNAQVKQVVDYLRKNGFVDVRVAPNRMLVSARGTAGTVKQAFNTPLVHFEYAGRSGFANASTAQVPRALGDIVGSVLGLQNVARARPLSKIGAIAKPQALASGTATGHYPSEFPALYNATGVPNAANATVGIMTIGGVSQALSDLQQFTSANSYPDVSTQTVQTNGSGGNYSDDQEGQGEWDLDSQSIVGAAGGQVGQLIFYMADLNASGNTGLTQAFNQAVSDNTAKVINVSLGWCETDANADGTLSAEEQIFTQAVAQGQTFAVSSGDEGVYECNNRGYPDGSNYSVSWPASSPHVLAIGGTTLYTSSSGAFSNETVWNEGLDGNGKLWATGGGVSTILPNPSWQSGSNRKLPDVSFDAAQSTGAYIYNYGQLQQIGGTSLSAPIFTGFWARILSANGTGLGFPAARFYHSIPTHASLVRYDVTSGNNGYSGYGYKASTGWDYPTGWGSINISNLNQLIQSGGFN
- a CDS encoding ABC transporter permease; its protein translation is MKLLAKPLFAPHMSGIERAWYFALRGLVALTLLYLILPVLAIVPLSFSSSTFLVYPIPGFSMRWYENLLASDEWRMAAKNSFIVAPAATLVATVLGTLAAIGLTKTDFRGKGLLMAVLLSPMIVPVVVVGVGMYLFFAPLGLANTYAGLICAHAALGVPFVVTTVAATLQGFNQNLVRASLSLGANPVTTFFRVTLPVIAPGVMSGALFAFATSFDEVVVTLFLAGADQTTLPRQMFTGIRENISPTIAALATILIVFSTCLLLALEWLRGRNAKRAVS
- a CDS encoding ABC transporter permease, coding for MTIATQSAPPTPSLKRELKAAEARKRAMALLLVAPLAIFLLLVFVVPIGALLTRAVQNPEIAAALPRTVAALSNWDRKAPPADAAYAALAADLTQVADGEAMGALARRLNTEIPGYRSLVAKTARAMPLTGDANAPLAPAQTRAKLLELDARWGDPAYWQAIAKNSGRYSPFYLLAALDHKQDGFGSIVPADPDQSIYLAVFGRTLLIGFAVTLFALALGYPLAYWISTLPERRANLAMILVLIPFWTSVLVRVAAWIVLLQSEGLVNRALIDVGLISQPLALLFNRVGVYISMTHILLPFMILPLYSVMKSIPPSYQRAAVSLGSHPFAAFWRVYVPQTYPGVGAGALLVFILAIGYYITPALLGGPNDQMVSYYVAYFTNVTINWGMACALGGLLLAATLVLYAIYGRFTRSQPSLG